A region of Lycium barbarum isolate Lr01 chromosome 1, ASM1917538v2, whole genome shotgun sequence DNA encodes the following proteins:
- the LOC132645708 gene encoding dof zinc finger protein DOF3.1-like encodes MQDQSSIYSQIKPQFPDQEILKCPRCDSINTKFCYYNNYNLSQPRHFCKNCKRYWTKGGILRNIPVGGSSRKNTKRSSSTNSKRSATTSSSSSTITSAAHPKTEVFATPVVPVFDQNSPILDVNGPFSSLLLSNGPEMGNLLETLNTNGPNPGFVSGSDAAPQSGNFQNSEDSNCWNGSNSWPDLAIYTPGSSFQ; translated from the coding sequence ATGCAAGACCAATCATCAATATATTCACAGATCAAGCCTCAATTCCCCGATCAAGAAATCTTGAAGTGTCCTAGATGTGACTCAATTAACACAAAGTTTTGTTACTACAACAATTACAACCTTTCTCAGCCACGTCATTTCTGTAAGAATTGTAAAAGGTATTGGACTAAAGGAGGTATTTTAAGGAACATACCAGTTGGTGGTAGCTCTCGTAAGAACACGAAACGATCATCTTCTACAAATAGTAAACGCTCTGCAACGACATCTTCTTCATCTTCAACTATAACTTCAGCAGCACATCCAAAAACAGAGGTTTTTGCTACACCTGTTGTTCCGGTTTTTGATCAGAATAGCCCGATTCTTGATGTGAACGGGCCTTTCAGCTCGCTATTGTTGTCAAACGGGCCTGAGATGGGCAACTTGTTAGAAACTTTAAATACCAACGGGCCCAATCCGGGCTTTGTTTCGGGCTCAGATGCTGCACCTCAAAGTGGGAATTTTCAGAATAGTGAAGATTCTAATTGTTGGAATGGTAGTAATAGTTGGCCTGATCTTGCTATTTACACCCCAGGTTCAAGCTTTCAGTAA